In Nocardioides cavernae, a single genomic region encodes these proteins:
- the pheS gene encoding phenylalanine--tRNA ligase subunit alpha — protein sequence MSGPNTDYDPVEVTPLKADQVEAMREAALAAIADAADLDALKQVRLDHAGDRSPLALANREIGALPPQARKDAGQRVGQARGAVNQAIAARQAVLEGEHEERMLAEETVDVSLPTTRRRRGGRHPLTLQSELIADLFVAMGYEVAEGPVVEAEWLNFDALNLGPDHPARTMQDTFWTEPAEDHVVLRTQTSPVQARTMLTRKPPIYVVCPGRVFRTDEYDATHSPMFHQVEGLVVDEGITMAHLKGTLDHFASQLFGDGITTRFRPSYFPFTEPSAEVDVRCFVCRGVDSASCRTCRGEGWIEWGGCGVVNPRVLVACGVDPEVYSGFAFGMGIDRSFMFRHDLEDMRPLFEGDVRFTSAFGTEI from the coding sequence ATGTCCGGCCCCAACACCGACTACGACCCCGTCGAAGTGACCCCGCTCAAGGCCGACCAGGTCGAGGCGATGCGTGAGGCGGCGCTCGCCGCGATCGCGGACGCCGCCGACCTCGACGCGCTCAAGCAGGTCCGGCTCGACCACGCCGGCGACCGCTCGCCCCTCGCCCTCGCCAACCGCGAGATCGGCGCCCTGCCGCCCCAGGCGCGCAAGGACGCCGGCCAGCGCGTCGGCCAGGCCCGCGGCGCCGTCAACCAGGCCATCGCGGCCCGTCAGGCCGTCCTCGAGGGCGAGCACGAGGAGCGGATGCTGGCCGAGGAGACCGTCGACGTCTCCCTGCCGACGACCCGCCGCCGCCGCGGCGGCCGGCACCCGCTGACCCTGCAGTCCGAGCTCATCGCCGACCTCTTCGTGGCCATGGGCTACGAGGTGGCCGAGGGACCGGTCGTCGAGGCCGAGTGGCTGAACTTCGACGCCCTCAACCTCGGGCCCGACCACCCGGCCCGCACCATGCAGGACACCTTCTGGACCGAGCCGGCCGAGGACCACGTCGTGCTCCGCACCCAGACCTCACCCGTCCAGGCGCGCACGATGCTGACCCGCAAGCCGCCCATCTACGTCGTCTGCCCGGGCCGGGTGTTCCGCACCGACGAGTACGATGCCACGCACTCGCCGATGTTCCACCAGGTCGAGGGTCTTGTGGTCGACGAGGGCATCACGATGGCGCACCTCAAGGGCACGCTCGACCACTTCGCGTCCCAGCTGTTCGGCGACGGGATCACGACGCGGTTCCGGCCGTCCTACTTCCCGTTCACCGAGCCGTCGGCCGAGGTCGACGTGCGGTGCTTCGTGTGCCGCGGCGTCGACTCCGCCTCGTGCCGCACCTGCCGTGGCGAGGGCTGGATCGAGTGGGGCGGCTGCGGCGTGGTCAACCCCCGCGTCCTGGTCGCCTGCGGCGTCGACCCGGAGGTCTACAGCGGCTTCGCGTTCGGCATGGGCATCGACCGGTCGTTCATGTTCCGCCACGACCTGGAGGACATGCGTCCGCTCTTCGAGGGCGACGTCCGGTTCACCAGCGCGTTCGGCACCGAGATCTGA
- a CDS encoding epoxide hydrolase family protein, producing the protein MTTHQNPSQLTFRPFTVSVPQDAIDDLRARLANTRYAAEPTSSADGTDWSAGVPVSYLRQMVEHWAGDFDWRAQEERMNAYPQLLTEIDGQTIHVVHVRSANEDATPLLLLHTYPGSFVDFLDLVPHLTDHFHLVIPSIPGVGFSQPLTDGGWDSRRNARAWDRLMRGLGYESYGAHGSDNGAIVARELAMLAPEGFLGAHVLQLFSFPSGDPAEFEKMTPADYAALEFAGWFQTVNGYATMNASRPLTVAAALSDSPVGQLAYNELFESFGNGTSRVTRDQVLTQVSLYWFTNSSGGAVQAYRAEQAVEPRVNEGRIGVAVFADDFRTMRPFAERDNTDIVSWTEHPEGGHFASMEVPEELAGAIRGFFS; encoded by the coding sequence ATGACCACTCACCAGAACCCCAGCCAGCTCACCTTCCGCCCCTTCACGGTCTCGGTCCCGCAGGACGCGATCGACGACCTCCGCGCCCGCCTCGCCAACACCCGCTACGCCGCCGAGCCCACTTCGAGCGCCGACGGCACCGACTGGTCCGCCGGCGTCCCGGTCTCCTACCTCCGGCAGATGGTCGAGCACTGGGCGGGCGACTTCGACTGGCGCGCGCAGGAGGAGCGGATGAACGCCTACCCGCAGCTCCTCACCGAGATCGACGGCCAGACCATCCACGTCGTCCACGTGCGCTCCGCCAACGAGGACGCGACCCCGCTGCTGCTGCTCCACACCTATCCGGGGTCCTTCGTCGACTTCCTCGACCTCGTCCCGCACCTGACCGACCACTTCCACCTCGTCATCCCCTCGATCCCGGGCGTCGGCTTCAGCCAACCGCTCACCGACGGCGGCTGGGACTCGCGGCGCAACGCGCGGGCGTGGGACCGCCTGATGCGTGGCCTCGGATACGAGTCCTACGGCGCGCACGGCTCCGACAACGGTGCGATCGTGGCCCGTGAGCTGGCGATGCTGGCCCCCGAGGGCTTCCTCGGCGCCCACGTGCTGCAGCTGTTCTCCTTTCCCTCCGGTGACCCGGCGGAGTTCGAGAAGATGACCCCTGCCGACTATGCGGCGCTGGAGTTCGCCGGCTGGTTCCAGACGGTCAACGGCTACGCCACGATGAACGCCTCGCGGCCGCTCACCGTCGCGGCCGCACTCAGCGACTCCCCGGTCGGGCAGCTCGCCTACAACGAGCTGTTCGAGAGCTTCGGCAACGGCACGTCACGAGTGACGCGCGACCAGGTGCTCACGCAGGTCAGCCTCTACTGGTTCACCAACAGCAGCGGTGGCGCCGTGCAGGCCTACCGCGCCGAGCAGGCGGTCGAGCCGCGGGTGAACGAGGGGCGGATCGGGGTCGCGGTCTTCGCCGACGACTTCCGCACGATGCGTCCCTTCGCCGAGCGCGACAACACCGACATCGTGTCGTGGACCGAGCACCCGGAGGGCGGCCACTTCGCCTCGATGGAGGTCCCCGAGGAGCTCGCCGGCGCGATCCGTGGCTTCTTCTCCTGA
- a CDS encoding DUF4153 domain-containing protein, with product MSAWFDAVSSLKAKLGLLVVASVVTAVLLTLLGSAADVSPLLVLPVSVALALGVTQLLAAGMVAPLRRMTEVSRAMARGDYTGRVRTSATDEVGQLATAFNRMAEDLARVDRERRDLIATVSHELRTPLTAMTALLENLADGVVPADSQHLGAALEEAQRLGRLVEDLLQLSRLEAGVVDLDRQDVALHPLVDDVVAQVRATGRTLDVAMDVADDLVVAGDPARLRQLLVNVVDNSARHAPAGTSVRITAGDDGGTDGGGIGGSWWLEVVDAGGGVAPEDRDRVFERFGTDGAGGTGLGLAVARWVAELHGGSLRFLDPDVGQGARIRLEVPGERATAVPTSPAPVPSAVPSVVAPTVAVPETTPRPQSGLDAVFGRFWPDRAAPHGLRTVVAAAGAGLVAGIALSFTAVGITWTLVALTCGAAALVTARRRREPWTLVCAGLAIMLVLPMTLRAAWWVQMLGLVVAAAVFLCGVTGARTLPGILLSGMAWPLASLRGLPWFGRSLRIAGTGSRTPAVVRTTVWSLLGLGVFGTIFASANPVFGSWVDQLVPNLTFNDLVGRAFLACFVFAATLGAAYLALNPADVEVLGGRRPAALANRFEWLVPVLVVDAVFLAFIAAQARALVGGRNYIEATTGLTYADYVHQGFGQLTLATALTVLVVWIASRRAGDSIEDRRWLRGSLGLLCVLTLLVVASALRGMSVYQDAYGFTTLRLFVDVFEGWLGFVVLAIMVAGAAGRGAWLPRIALVSGAVALVGLAAINPDAWVAGRNIDRYEATGKLDLRYLQDLSADATPVIADRLPPEVSRCVLQQLPDNEMRAEALDDPRAWNLGRSRAEGPLTDLGLLPAGEQAAYDVGTGVPADECSDVWADFGE from the coding sequence ATGAGCGCCTGGTTCGACGCCGTCTCCAGCCTCAAGGCCAAGCTCGGCCTGCTGGTGGTCGCGTCGGTCGTCACCGCGGTCCTGCTGACCCTGCTGGGCTCCGCCGCTGACGTCTCGCCGCTGCTCGTGCTGCCGGTGAGCGTCGCGCTCGCGCTGGGCGTGACGCAGCTCCTGGCCGCCGGCATGGTCGCCCCGCTGCGGCGGATGACCGAGGTGTCGCGAGCGATGGCACGCGGCGACTACACCGGACGTGTGCGCACGTCGGCGACCGACGAGGTCGGCCAGCTCGCCACCGCCTTCAACCGGATGGCGGAGGACCTCGCGAGGGTGGACCGCGAGCGGCGTGACCTGATCGCCACGGTCTCCCACGAGCTGCGTACGCCGCTCACGGCCATGACCGCCCTGCTCGAGAACCTCGCCGACGGCGTGGTGCCCGCCGACTCCCAGCACCTCGGCGCCGCGCTCGAGGAGGCGCAGCGCCTGGGCCGGCTGGTCGAGGACCTGCTCCAGCTCTCCCGGCTCGAGGCCGGCGTGGTCGACCTGGACCGCCAGGACGTGGCGCTGCATCCGCTCGTCGATGACGTCGTCGCCCAGGTGCGCGCCACCGGCCGGACCCTCGACGTCGCGATGGATGTCGCCGACGACCTCGTGGTCGCCGGCGACCCGGCCCGGCTGCGCCAGCTGCTGGTCAACGTGGTGGACAACTCGGCGCGCCACGCGCCCGCCGGGACCTCCGTACGGATCACCGCCGGGGACGACGGTGGGACCGATGGTGGGGGCATCGGCGGCTCGTGGTGGCTCGAGGTCGTCGACGCCGGCGGGGGAGTGGCGCCGGAGGACCGGGACCGCGTCTTCGAGCGTTTCGGCACCGACGGTGCCGGGGGGACCGGCCTCGGACTCGCCGTGGCCCGGTGGGTGGCCGAGCTCCACGGCGGGTCCCTCCGCTTCCTCGACCCCGACGTCGGGCAGGGTGCCCGGATCCGGCTCGAGGTCCCGGGTGAGCGCGCGACCGCCGTCCCCACCTCGCCGGCACCCGTCCCGTCCGCAGTCCCGTCCGTCGTCGCACCGACCGTCGCGGTGCCGGAGACCACCCCGCGCCCGCAGTCCGGGCTGGACGCGGTGTTCGGTCGCTTCTGGCCCGACCGCGCCGCCCCGCACGGGCTCCGGACCGTGGTCGCCGCGGCGGGGGCCGGGCTCGTCGCCGGCATCGCCCTGTCGTTCACCGCGGTCGGCATCACGTGGACGCTGGTCGCGCTGACGTGCGGTGCAGCGGCGCTGGTCACCGCGCGCCGGCGACGCGAGCCATGGACCCTCGTGTGCGCGGGACTGGCCATCATGCTCGTGCTGCCGATGACCCTGCGGGCCGCTTGGTGGGTGCAGATGCTGGGGCTCGTCGTGGCGGCGGCCGTGTTCCTGTGCGGCGTCACCGGGGCTCGCACGCTGCCCGGCATCCTGCTGTCCGGGATGGCGTGGCCGCTTGCGTCGCTGCGCGGCCTGCCGTGGTTCGGCCGGTCGCTCCGGATCGCCGGAACCGGGTCGCGCACGCCGGCAGTGGTGCGTACGACGGTGTGGTCGCTGCTGGGTCTCGGCGTCTTCGGCACCATCTTCGCCAGCGCCAACCCCGTCTTCGGGTCGTGGGTCGACCAGCTCGTGCCCAACCTGACCTTCAACGACCTCGTCGGACGCGCGTTCCTGGCGTGCTTCGTCTTCGCCGCCACCCTCGGCGCCGCCTACCTGGCGCTCAACCCCGCCGACGTCGAGGTGCTGGGGGGGCGCCGGCCCGCCGCGCTCGCCAACCGCTTCGAGTGGCTCGTCCCGGTGCTCGTCGTCGACGCCGTGTTCCTCGCCTTCATCGCCGCGCAGGCGCGGGCCCTGGTCGGCGGACGCAACTACATCGAGGCCACGACCGGCCTGACCTACGCCGACTACGTCCACCAGGGCTTCGGCCAGCTCACGCTGGCCACGGCGCTGACGGTGCTGGTCGTGTGGATCGCCTCGAGGCGAGCCGGCGACAGCATCGAGGACCGACGGTGGCTGCGGGGCTCGCTCGGCCTGCTCTGCGTCCTCACGCTGCTGGTGGTCGCATCCGCCCTACGTGGCATGTCGGTCTACCAGGACGCCTACGGCTTCACGACGCTGCGGCTCTTCGTCGACGTCTTCGAGGGGTGGCTCGGCTTCGTCGTGCTCGCGATCATGGTCGCCGGCGCCGCCGGTCGCGGTGCCTGGCTCCCGCGCATCGCGCTCGTGTCCGGTGCGGTCGCGCTCGTCGGGCTCGCCGCGATCAACCCCGACGCCTGGGTCGCCGGACGCAACATCGACCGCTACGAAGCCACCGGCAAGCTCGACCTGCGCTACCTCCAGGACCTCTCCGCTGATGCGACACCGGTGATCGCGGACCGGCTGCCCCCGGAGGTGTCCCGCTGCGTGCTCCAGCAGCTGCCGGACAACGAGATGCGCGCGGAGGCCCTCGACGACCCGCGCGCGTGGAACCTGGGCCGCAGCCGCGCCGAGGGGCCGCTCACCGACCTCGGCCTGCTGCCGGCGGGCGAGCAGGCGGCGTACGACGTCGGAACGGGCGTCCCGGCCGACGAGTGCAGTGACGTCTGGGCGGACTTCGGGGAGTAG
- a CDS encoding helix-turn-helix transcriptional regulator, with protein MSLQTSSRLISLLGHLQARATATGPELAALLGVGERTVRKDVERLRELGYPVEAVRGAAGGYRFGDHGRLPPLLLEADEAVAVAVGLRSVSAVRGIEEAGALALAKLQHVLPDRLWRRVRALSESTDVGPADTATNVAAPPVDVVLLADLATAIRDREGLRLFYRPAADVEERVEADPYRLVSWQQRWYVVVRHRPDGRWRALRADWIELRVPGAGRFAPDPLVGGDYAAFVLRDVAFSGWSVHCRIAVDAPAEEVLRRINPTVGVVETLDEGHSVLVTGADSVETVAVWIGMLGLDFHVTEPPELVAHLATLATRYAAAIPPR; from the coding sequence ATGTCGCTCCAGACGTCGTCGAGGCTGATCTCCCTCCTCGGCCACCTCCAGGCCCGGGCGACCGCCACGGGACCCGAGCTCGCGGCCCTGCTGGGGGTCGGCGAGCGCACCGTCCGCAAGGACGTCGAACGGCTGCGCGAGCTCGGTTACCCCGTCGAGGCCGTGCGTGGGGCGGCCGGCGGCTACCGGTTCGGTGACCACGGCCGGCTCCCTCCCCTGCTGCTCGAGGCCGACGAGGCGGTGGCCGTCGCAGTCGGGTTGCGGAGCGTCTCGGCCGTGCGGGGCATCGAGGAGGCGGGCGCCCTCGCGCTCGCGAAGCTCCAGCACGTGCTGCCCGATCGCCTGTGGCGCCGGGTGCGCGCCCTGAGTGAGAGCACCGACGTAGGTCCGGCCGACACCGCGACCAACGTCGCCGCACCGCCGGTCGACGTGGTCCTCCTGGCTGACCTGGCGACAGCGATCCGCGACCGTGAGGGCCTGAGGCTGTTCTACCGGCCGGCCGCCGACGTCGAGGAGCGGGTCGAGGCCGACCCGTACCGGCTCGTGAGCTGGCAGCAGCGCTGGTACGTCGTGGTGCGTCACCGCCCCGACGGACGCTGGCGGGCGCTGCGGGCCGACTGGATCGAGCTGCGCGTCCCGGGCGCCGGGCGCTTCGCCCCCGACCCGCTGGTGGGTGGCGACTACGCAGCGTTCGTCCTGCGCGACGTGGCGTTCTCGGGGTGGTCGGTGCACTGCCGCATCGCGGTGGACGCCCCGGCGGAGGAGGTGCTCCGCCGGATCAACCCGACGGTGGGCGTCGTCGAGACCCTGGACGAGGGCCACAGCGTCCTGGTCACCGGCGCCGACAGCGTCGAGACGGTGGCGGTGTGGATCGGGATGCTCGGCCTGGACTTCCACGTCACCGAGCCACCGGAGCTGGTCGCGCACCTCGCGACGCTCGCGACGAGGTACGCCGCGGCGATCCCGCCGCGATGA
- a CDS encoding sensor histidine kinase — protein sequence MSDESAPQHRVERSRPTRLRALADFYPDGILGASREGVVTILNAQGAALLGVDPEDAKGLSLPDVLRLLDQDGRTWLDVNRPFDAISITRGVPEQSWLNAFGDEVLTTARLVREEPLGRVVGIAVGLRSGRGRARLDRERSDLVATVAHELRSPLTGVKGFVQALLNRWDKLTDDQRKLMLETVNADADRLARLIAELLDVARIDTDRLQLYPRECSAEVLVARVVDSIEAGTARDIKLEVEEALPALFADPDKFTQVVTNLVENAVRHGQGQVTVQLSASPALTGVRLTVDDEGDGIPAELRKRVFTKFWTTGTSGGTGLGMYIVGGLSRAHGGWVTIDDAPGGGGRVMVDWPSEDMRPE from the coding sequence GTGTCGGACGAGAGCGCACCCCAGCACCGGGTGGAGAGGAGTCGGCCTACGCGCCTGCGCGCACTGGCGGACTTCTATCCCGACGGCATCCTCGGCGCGAGCCGCGAGGGCGTGGTCACCATCCTCAACGCCCAGGGGGCCGCGCTGCTCGGTGTCGACCCTGAGGATGCGAAGGGGCTGTCGCTGCCGGACGTCCTGCGGTTGCTCGACCAGGACGGCCGCACCTGGCTCGACGTGAACCGGCCGTTCGACGCCATCTCGATCACGCGCGGCGTGCCCGAGCAGTCGTGGCTCAACGCCTTCGGTGACGAGGTCCTCACCACCGCGCGCCTGGTCCGTGAGGAGCCTCTGGGTCGGGTCGTCGGCATCGCGGTCGGGCTGCGCAGCGGTCGCGGTCGGGCGCGACTCGACCGCGAGCGCTCCGACCTCGTCGCCACCGTCGCCCACGAGCTGCGCTCACCGCTGACGGGCGTCAAGGGCTTCGTGCAGGCGCTGCTCAACCGGTGGGACAAGCTCACCGACGACCAGCGCAAGCTGATGCTGGAGACGGTGAACGCCGACGCCGACCGGCTCGCCCGCCTGATCGCCGAGCTGCTCGACGTGGCCCGGATCGACACCGATCGCCTCCAGCTCTACCCTCGCGAGTGCTCCGCCGAGGTGCTCGTGGCCCGGGTCGTGGACTCCATCGAGGCCGGGACGGCGCGCGACATCAAGCTCGAGGTCGAGGAAGCGCTGCCCGCGCTGTTCGCCGACCCGGACAAGTTCACCCAGGTCGTCACGAACCTCGTCGAGAACGCAGTGCGCCACGGCCAGGGCCAGGTCACCGTGCAGCTGTCGGCATCGCCGGCCCTCACGGGGGTGCGGCTCACGGTCGACGACGAGGGCGACGGCATCCCCGCGGAGCTGCGCAAGCGGGTCTTCACCAAGTTCTGGACCACCGGTACCTCCGGTGGCACCGGGCTCGGCATGTACATCGTGGGCGGGCTGTCGCGCGCCCACGGGGGATGGGTCACCATCGACGACGCACCCGGCGGCGGCGGCCGCGTGATGGTCGACTGGCCGAGCGAGGACATGCGCCCGGAGTGA
- a CDS encoding response regulator transcription factor: MTSRTPATSRPRTALVVEDERTINDALAQRLRAEGYDVEQAFDGPSAVEMAAAVRPDVVLLDVMLPGFDGLEVCRRVQAARPVPVLMLTARDDEADVLVGLGVGADDYLTKPFSMREVVARVAALLRRVERAAALADERPATIEVGGVRIDPGSRRTTVAGEAVHLTPTEFDLLLSLARAPGQVLSRERLLRDVWDWGDAWASASATRTVDSHVKALRSKVGASRIRTVHGVGYSLEDLA, from the coding sequence ATGACCTCCCGCACCCCCGCCACGTCCAGGCCGAGGACCGCCCTGGTGGTGGAGGACGAGCGCACCATCAACGACGCCCTCGCCCAGCGGCTGCGCGCCGAGGGCTACGACGTCGAGCAGGCCTTCGACGGCCCGTCCGCGGTCGAGATGGCCGCTGCCGTGCGTCCCGACGTCGTCCTGCTCGACGTGATGCTCCCCGGGTTCGACGGCCTCGAGGTGTGCCGCCGCGTCCAGGCCGCACGCCCGGTGCCGGTGCTGATGCTGACCGCACGCGACGACGAGGCCGACGTGCTGGTGGGGCTCGGGGTCGGCGCCGACGACTACCTGACCAAGCCGTTCTCGATGCGCGAGGTCGTCGCCCGGGTGGCCGCCCTCTTGCGCCGGGTCGAGCGGGCGGCCGCGCTGGCGGACGAGCGGCCCGCCACCATCGAGGTCGGCGGCGTGCGGATCGACCCCGGCTCCCGGCGTACGACGGTCGCCGGCGAGGCCGTGCACCTCACCCCGACCGAGTTCGACCTGCTGCTGTCCCTGGCCCGCGCGCCCGGTCAGGTCCTCAGCCGCGAGCGGCTGCTGCGTGACGTCTGGGACTGGGGCGACGCCTGGGCCAGCGCCAGCGCGACCCGCACCGTCGACAGCCACGTCAAGGCGCTGCGCAGCAAGGTGGGTGCGTCGCGGATCCGCACCGTGCACGGCGTCGGCTACTCCCTCGAGGACCTTGCATGA
- a CDS encoding TrmH family RNA methyltransferase, with the protein MSTPLTVGNGRVKEARKLSRRSVRTERRLFLADGPKAVEGALSVAGCVVEVFATPLALEQHAELLAEAPVTLVDDRALASLSDSVSPAGVVAVCRHLDAPLEHVVRASPRLLAVCADVRDPGNAGTVIRTADAAGADAVVLAGQSVDAYNPKTVRATVGSLFHLPLAIEPDPAAAVREAQARGLTVLAADGAGEVDLFDADLSGPTAWLFGNEAWGLPEDLAALADHRVAIPIHGRAESLNLSTAAAVCLYASARAQRR; encoded by the coding sequence ATGAGCACTCCACTGACGGTCGGCAATGGCCGCGTCAAGGAGGCTCGCAAGTTGAGCCGCCGCTCGGTACGCACCGAGCGGCGGCTCTTCCTCGCTGACGGCCCGAAGGCCGTCGAGGGGGCGCTGTCCGTCGCCGGGTGCGTCGTCGAGGTCTTCGCGACCCCGCTCGCGCTCGAGCAGCACGCCGAGCTGCTCGCCGAGGCGCCGGTCACGCTGGTCGACGACCGCGCCCTCGCGTCGCTGTCCGACTCGGTGTCCCCGGCCGGCGTGGTGGCCGTGTGCCGCCACCTCGACGCGCCGCTCGAGCACGTCGTGCGGGCCTCGCCCCGGCTGCTGGCCGTGTGCGCCGACGTCCGCGACCCCGGCAACGCCGGCACCGTCATCCGTACGGCGGACGCGGCGGGCGCCGACGCGGTCGTGCTGGCCGGGCAGTCCGTCGACGCCTACAACCCCAAGACCGTGCGCGCCACCGTCGGGAGCCTCTTCCACCTGCCGCTCGCGATCGAGCCCGATCCCGCTGCCGCCGTGCGTGAGGCGCAGGCTCGGGGACTGACCGTCCTGGCCGCCGACGGCGCCGGCGAGGTCGACCTGTTCGACGCCGACCTGTCCGGGCCCACGGCGTGGCTCTTCGGCAACGAGGCCTGGGGCCTGCCCGAGGACCTGGCCGCGCTGGCCGACCACCGCGTCGCCATCCCGATCCACGGCCGGGCCGAGAGCCTCAACCTGTCCACCGCCGCGGCCGTGTGCCTCTACGCCAGCGCGCGCGCCCAGCGCCGCTGA
- a CDS encoding DUF4031 domain-containing protein — translation MILIDPPAVPRWDRLWSHLASDTSYDEVHDFAAAQGVPARGWDRDHYDVPADAYDALVSAGAVPVTSRELVVALRAAGLRRPKARFRD, via the coding sequence ATGATCCTCATCGACCCGCCCGCCGTGCCGCGTTGGGACCGGCTCTGGTCCCACCTGGCCAGCGACACCTCCTACGACGAGGTGCACGACTTCGCTGCCGCCCAGGGCGTGCCTGCCCGCGGCTGGGACCGGGACCACTACGACGTCCCTGCCGACGCGTACGACGCGCTGGTGTCCGCGGGGGCGGTCCCGGTCACGTCCCGCGAGCTCGTCGTGGCCCTGCGCGCAGCCGGGTTGCGACGGCCCAAGGCCCGGTTCCGCGACTAG